Within Pseudomonadota bacterium, the genomic segment CGGTTGTGGGTCTGATCGATCTCAACCTTACCGACGATGCGCGCTCGGCCGAAATGGGCTATGCGCTCTCGCCTCAGGCATGGGGGCAGGGTATCGCCAGTGAGGCCGCGAAGGCGGTCATCGATTGGGGTTTTAGCAGCGCCAATCTCGATGCCATCTATGCACGCGCACTCGTGGTCAACCGCGCGTCGTGTCGGGTCCTGCAAAAGGCGGGGCTCCGGCGTATCGGTCACGGTTACCTCTGGATGCCCGAACGCAACAAGACAGGCCTGTTCGAAGACTATCGCCTACTGCGCCGGGAGTGGCAGGCATGAAGACCGTGTTGGTCGCTGCGTGTGCCCTGGTCGATCCCGATGACCGCGTTTTGCTGGCGCAACGCCCGCCGGGTAAATCGATGGCGGGGCTGTGGGAGTTTCCCGGCGGCAAGGTCGATCCCGGCGAGACACCGGAGGTCGCCCTGATCCGAGAGCTCCAAGAAGAGCTTGGAATCGACGTCACCGAGGCCTGCCTGGCGCCCTTCACCTTCGCGTCCCACGTCTATGACGACTTCCATCTCCTGATGCCGCTTTACGTCTGTCGCAAATGGGAGGGGTTCGTCACGGCACAGGAAGGCCAGGAGCTCGCATGGGTTCGGCCAGTGCGTATGAACCAATATCCCATGCCGCCGGCCGACGAACCGTTGGTCGCTATGCTCTGC encodes:
- a CDS encoding GNAT family N-acetyltransferase; translation: MKRPLMTALKTRRLNLVPFTTAHAADVQRYSGFWEVARYTAGIPHPYPPGGADAFARDVEFDRRNGQGGLVFAIMRMRETSVVGLIDLNLTDDARSAEMGYALSPQAWGQGIASEAAKAVIDWGFSSANLDAIYARALVVNRASCRVLQKAGLRRIGHGYLWMPERNKTGLFEDYRLLRREWQA
- the mutT gene encoding 8-oxo-dGTP diphosphatase MutT; translation: MKTVLVAACALVDPDDRVLLAQRPPGKSMAGLWEFPGGKVDPGETPEVALIRELQEELGIDVTEACLAPFTFASHVYDDFHLLMPLYVCRKWEGFVTAQEGQELAWVRPVRMNQYPMPPADEPLVAMLCDLL